The genomic interval CCTCTCCCAACTCATTCTTGAGCGTGCTGAACCAACTCTCCATGGCTGCGTTGTCGTAGCAGTTGCCGCGTCGGCTCATGCTGCAGACGATGCCGTGTCGCTCGAGGACGCGTTGGTAGTCCTCACTCGCGTACGTGCTCCCCTGGTCGGTGTGGTGCAAGAGACCTTCGGCCGGGTATCGACGGCGCAGCGCCATGTCGAGCGCCTTGAGCGTCAAGTGCCTGTCGTTCACCGCGCTGAGAGCCCAACCCACGACGAGGCGTGAATAGAGGTCGATGATGGCCGCCAGGGATGGAGGCGAGACCCTGCTGCCCAGTGCCGTCAACACTCTGTGTTCCGCCTCCGCCCGTGCTCACCATGGCCCGGCACACGCAGTGCGCACGGTCCGTGTCGGGCAGGCGCCTGGCGCACGCCATGATCCCCTTTCACCCGTGGCATGACGCCGAGGGCTGGTGACCCACGTCCAATGGGAGCAGGAGGTGGCCACACGCCTGAAGCCATCGCGCTCGGTGGACCCGACTGCACGCAGGCGGCTGGAACTGGGGGAGGGCCCGAGTCGCGGACCACCTGAACGTGCTGGCCACCCAGGAACAGGTAGGACCGTGGGCGGGTGGCCCACACCAACCCACTGAGCAACGCAACGTCAGAAGCGTCCGGTGGCAGACGCGGCACGCTCTCCCCAAAGGAGCAGGGAAGTCGCATCCCGTACCCTGACTCGTCCCTCTTCCGTCCCCGAGTTCCCCATGAAGACCGGATTCGACACACCAGAACTCGAGTCTTTCTACCACCTCGGGAACGAGCCCCTCACCGACCGTGCCTGCCGTGGCACGGCTTGCTTCGTGGCGCGCCATCTCCACCCCGAGCGCTGGCGACAAGCAACCTCCGCCGATGCCCGAGTCTACTGTCTGGGTCAATGCTACGCGTCGCCGTCCTCTACCGAAGACGACACGTTGCCCGCGATGCGAGTCCATGCACCGAAAGCCATTGTACTCGAGCGCCTCGCCACCGGCGGCGCACGCACGCTGGCCGAGTACACTCGCCGGGGCGGCTACGAGGCGCTGTCGCGGGCACTGGACTCACCTCCGGAAGCGCTCATTTCCCAACTGGAGGTGTCTGGGCTGCGCGGCAGGGGGGGCGCGGGCTTCCCCACTGGACGCAAGCTGCGGGCAGTGGCCGCATTCCCCGCGAAGGAGAAGTACGTGGTGGCCAACGCGGATGAGGGTGACTCAGGCGCCTACGTTGACCGCTTCCTTCTTGAGGACGATCCCCACGCGGTACTGGAAGGGCTGCTGTTGGCGGCGTATGCGGTGGGTGCACGTCGGGGCTTCATCTACGTGCGCAAGGAGTATCCGCGGGCCGCGACCATCCTGCGCGTTGCCCTGCACGAGGCGCAACGGGAGGGAATGCTGGGCTCGCATATCCTGGGCAAGGCCTTCTCCTGCGAGGTCGCGCTGGAGGTGGGCCGGGGCAGCTACCTGTGCGGCGAGGAGACGGCACTCCTCAATGCGCTGGAGAACCGCCGCCCCTTCGTACGCGCGCGGCCACCGTACCCGGCACAGGCGGGCCTATTCGGCCAGCCCACGTTGGTGCAGAACGTGGAGACGCTCGCCAACTTGCCGTGGATTGCACGCCATGGGGGCAGCGCATATGCCGCGCTGGGGATTCCCGGCAGCCACGGGACGAAGGTGCTGTCACTCAATTCGCTCTTCCACCACCCGGGGCTCTACGAGGTGGAGCTGGGCGTTCCGCTGCGCAGCGTGGTGGAGGAACTGGGGGGCGGACTGCGCACCGGGCCGCTCAAGGGCATCCTCATCGGTGGACCATTGGCGGGAGTCATCCCCCCCCACCTGCTGGACACACCGCTGGGTTTCGAGGAGCTCAAGGCCATCGGCGCGTCAGTAGGCCATGGCGGGGTGGTCGCCTTCGACGCTCGCACCTCCATCGCCGCACTGGTGCACCACGTCTTCTCCTTTGGGGCTTATGAGTCCTGCGGAAAGTGCACGCCGTGCCGGCTGGGAGCGCACAAGGTCGAGCAGCTCTTCGCGCGCGCGCTGGAGACGTGCCCTGTGCCTCGCGGCGAGGCGGACGGGTGGGAGGACATCGTGGAAGCACTGCGCGTTGCGAGCCTGTGCGGGCACGGCATCGGCCTGGGAGAGTTCGCCGGAAGCGTGCTGCGTTACTACCGGGAAGAGGTGGAAGCGTGCTTCGCGTAACCATCGACGGGCAGCAATGCGAGTGCCCGCCGGGGACGCTGCTGCAAGCCCTGGAGGCGCTCGGCATCCAAGTACCTGCGCTCTGTCACGACTCGCGTCTCACGCCGGTGGGGGCGTGCCGCATGTGCATCGTGGAAGTCGAGGGCCGTGGGCGCCCGGTGGCGGCCTGCACCG from Myxococcus stipitatus carries:
- a CDS encoding complex I 51 kDa subunit family protein; this translates as MKTGFDTPELESFYHLGNEPLTDRACRGTACFVARHLHPERWRQATSADARVYCLGQCYASPSSTEDDTLPAMRVHAPKAIVLERLATGGARTLAEYTRRGGYEALSRALDSPPEALISQLEVSGLRGRGGAGFPTGRKLRAVAAFPAKEKYVVANADEGDSGAYVDRFLLEDDPHAVLEGLLLAAYAVGARRGFIYVRKEYPRAATILRVALHEAQREGMLGSHILGKAFSCEVALEVGRGSYLCGEETALLNALENRRPFVRARPPYPAQAGLFGQPTLVQNVETLANLPWIARHGGSAYAALGIPGSHGTKVLSLNSLFHHPGLYEVELGVPLRSVVEELGGGLRTGPLKGILIGGPLAGVIPPHLLDTPLGFEELKAIGASVGHGGVVAFDARTSIAALVHHVFSFGAYESCGKCTPCRLGAHKVEQLFARALETCPVPRGEADGWEDIVEALRVASLCGHGIGLGEFAGSVLRYYREEVEACFA